A window of Coturnix japonica isolate 7356 chromosome 2, Coturnix japonica 2.1, whole genome shotgun sequence contains these coding sequences:
- the TRIB1 gene encoding tribbles homolog 1: protein MSRPAPPPPRRAAALLLPAARCRSAPAKRLQPLHDGPAEEAPAAKCPRLAECPGGTPDCLSAPGSPCAPVSPAAGGGAAGNVGTAGPSLIASYLLLPLAEREQVSRALSVSSGRELRCKVFPLKHYQDKIRPYVQLPSHCNITGVVEVILGDTKAYVFFEKDFGDMHSYVRSCKRLREEEAARLFRQIVAAVAHCHQSAIVLGDLKLRKFVFSNEERTQLRLESLEDTHIIKGEDDALSDKHGCPAYVSPEILNTTGTYSGKSADVWSLGVMLYTLLVGRYPFHDSDPSTLFSKIRRGQFCIPDHVSPKARCLIRSLLRREPSERLTAPEILLHPWFEAVLEPGYTDQETGTSDQIVPEYHGDNDDISSFFC from the exons ATgagccgccccgctccgccgccgccccgccgcgccgccgcgCTCCTCCTGCCGGCAGCCCGCTGCCGCAGCGCCCCGGCCAAGCGGCTCCAGCCGCTGCACGACGGCCCCGCCGAGGAGGCTCCGGCCGCCAAGTGCCCGCGCCTGGCCGAGTGTCCCGGCGGAACCCCGGACTGCCTGAGCGCCCCCGGCTCGCCCTGCGCGCCCGTCTCGCCCGCAGCCGGCGGAGGAGCGGCGGGGAATGTGGGCACGGCGGGGCCCAGCCTCATCGCCTCGTACCTGCTGCTGCCGCTGGCCGAGCGCGAGCAGGTGTCCCGAGCGCTCAGCGTCAGCTCCGGCCGGGAGCTCCGCTGCAAG GTGTTCCCTCTCAAACACTACCAGGACAAGATCCGGCCCTACGTCCAGCTGCCCTCGCACTGCAACATCACCGGCGTGGTGGAGGTGATCCTCGGGGACACCAAGGCCTACGTGTTCTTTGAGAAGGACTTTGGGGACATGCACTCCTACGTGCGGAGCTGTAAGAggctgagggaggaggaggcCGCCCGGCTCTTCCGACAGATCGTGGCGGCCGTCGCTCACTGCCACCAGTCGGCCATCGTGCTCGGAGACCTCAAGCTCAGGAAGTTTGTCTTCTCCAACGAGGAGAG GACGCAGCTGAGGCTGGAGAGCCTGGAGGACACGCACATCATCAAGGGCGAGGACGACGCGCTGTCGGATAAACACGGCTGTCCTGCCTACGTCAGCCCCGAGATCCTCAACACAACGGGGACGTACTCGGGGAAGTCAGCCGACGTGTGGAGTTTGGGAGTGATGCTGTACACGCTGCTCGTGGGCCGCTATCCCTTCCATGACTCGGACCCTAGCACCCTGTTTTCCAAAATCCGCCGCGGACAGTTCTGTATTCCTGACCACGTCTCCCCCAAAGCCCGATGCCTCATCCGCAGCCTCCTGCGGCGGGAGCCCTCCGAGAGACTTACAGCCCCGGAGatcctgctccatccctggtTCGAGGCGGTCCTGGAGCCAGGATATACAGACCAGGAGACAGGGACTTCTGATCAGATTGTTCCAGAATACCATGGAGACAATGACGATATCAGTTCCTTCTTCTGCTAA